Part of the Drosophila pseudoobscura strain MV-25-SWS-2005 chromosome 2, UCI_Dpse_MV25, whole genome shotgun sequence genome, agggggccaagctggaggtggtAGACAGCGAGCTGATCCCGTCCATACCAAAGGCGAAGGTGCTCTTCCCCATTGCTATCCAGGGGGAGCGagcactgaagctgctgcaAAGGCAAAAtccggacgtgccaacggctgACTGGAAGGTGCTGTATGCgagtagcccactacccaacgaggggggccagcaTGTTATCCTCCACATCAGCAAGGAGGCAGAggatattttgtatttcaagTTCGGGAAAATGGAGTGGGGCGTAGGTAGCGTCTACCTACGACTGCAAAACCGCTAAACCGAGGATAATGATGCGCACACCCTTCAGTCAGGCGATGTCGATGGTCTTGAAACCatagtggaggccgcccagggtcttgcgctgaACGACTTGCGTGACCTGACAATTATAGTCAACCCGTCGAGTGAGGTTGAGTTAGCCACCAATGACACTAATGGTGCTGCAACTCAACCTCCATAAAAGCAAgatagcgtcggcggagctcctcattgCCATAGAGCAAGGGCCCGCTGACATTGCTTTAGTCCAGGAGCCGTGGATTGCGTGAGGCAATTctgtggccggactaaagtcctcaaattaTAACCttctctactcaacatcggtaaacaggaacagaaccgccgTTCTCGTAcggaagggaatccatgctcaacatcggtaaacaggaacagaaccgccgtactcgtacggaagggaatccatgctcatCTTATGTTTAATTACAGCACGGAcgacctgacggttgtgatgctggagagTGAGGAAAAGTGCCTTATGGCatcttcctgctacatggcacaCAATAGGCCCGCGCCACCGGAAGAACTTAGGtgtctggtgacagaagccggctcCAAAATCACCCAACTAAAcaaggggcgctgccgcattaCGCGCGACGTGTTAGCCGAACTGATCGCAAACATGCTGGCAAAATATATTGTAGCGACTATAAGTTGTCATGCCTGTTAACAAAAATAGGCAGCCGGAGCACACAGTTTGTTCGGAACGGAAGCTAAAGAATACGTTAGACTTATATTCTAAGAAAACTATAACTAAACTTACTAAAAGAACTAagaatgcattcaaaatacaaatacaattactaattacgaGAAAGGTATACCAGTATAGGTAATATAAGAAAAGGAAGGGTATtagcaaagactatacaataccaagatgttgcatgagcgaccaaaaagctgttctatggcgggtcctaacattaggacccaaaaggcacgagggagcgcgcggggtttcaattcccttttcgcctgtacttcgtctctaccgcgaccccgctgtcaatcggtttcgtctgttcggcaatgcCTTCACCAGCAACGAAttaattctggactctcgagcctcagcaccttAGTGGTAGATATAATATAGTAGGGGGAATTTCCAAATATGAGACCATtgacggttcatgcaaggaataattcaaTCCACAAGAATCGTGAAGCTTATGTGgttcaacagatcagggctatCTACGTCACCGTTGATCAAGTTCAGCATAAGAAttacaccaagcatttttctaagGTTAACTGCGGATGGGAAGTATAATAATAGCAGTCCAgttgtactttgtactgagtgCACCGTACACGGGAGttgtattctaagatcggaagAAACAGCGAGGTAGAGAGAGTCTAtgtaggggtcgtcaaattcctttggtCATATTTAGATTGGCCATGGTAAAACTGTGTTAAGAAAACTTTAGCTTGGCGTCTTATATAGCACCAAGATCATCCAGCAGGGTACTTCTCTCAAAAGAACCACCACAGGGTATTGGGAGCCAACAAgaggctagaacgatgaaatgccattactttgcatttcgatggctgcctagatggctgccgtgtggtactcccgaagaaccCTTTGCTGttgaagagagggagtttttgaagaggactatttgagacctggaacaaagataactagaaatccatctcagaaGGATGGGCAGAAACCCttaaaggtcaagtttatatACTAAAAAGGAATAGTtcacagagtcgaatgctttactaaagtcggtgtaaataacatccgtctgtaagttaccttgaaaacctttaataatgaaagccTCCAAAAAGTTcatggtggttgatcgccgccttagaCCACCAttctgagttggagatataagagacttgcaaaacttttgcaagTGCGAAGTTACAAttttctcaaacattttacgAATAGCGGATAGCTTTGCTATACTTTGAATATCGTTTCAAGCCGATAAATGCTTTCATTCGGATTGGAACCGCCAGTTGTTTCCTTCACATGACGCTGATGGGTCGCGACCATGAATGATGGTGCGATTGTTCCAACGATGTGGCAAAATCGCTCATATTGTCCAACAGGCAGCGCTTCTACATATACTGCAAAAACCTGCAACTCTGCCTATCAGCCGGTcaaattataaaaacatacaaatatatttaacaTAACCAACCGACATTCTATTGTCACGTATTTTTGCGTTTTActttttaaaacaaaacagtCCGTTTTCATTTTGAGCGTTTTGAGATTTTGCATCAGAAGTTGCATCCGGAGCATATTGAAAAAgttatatttttgttcctttCTATTGTTCCCCGTCTAATAGTTCCGCAGCTCACTATTTCGATAACGATatcaaaattatatatttgtcAATCGTTCTGGTTGTTAGTGCTAAAGTCATAATTCGTACAATATGAATATTGTTCGAAATTTTATGTCCTACCGTCTCGCTGTTGGTTATTATGCGCGCAATGCTCTGGGCaatcaaatattaaaaagaGGTAGTCATGTGTAAGTATTCAttaataattttatccgaGTTCAGTTGATgttattatataatattattcAGTGTGTCGTACCGAAGTGCTCCTCCGGAGCACTCAAAGGCAACTAAAATCGGAGCTGTAGTCGTTGGTGGAGCAATGTGGTGGTGGGTAATATGGCACTTATGGCATGAACCCGATCACATAACGGTATGACcttatctataaatatatatgcaatatattaagtttttttttaattaataggGAGAATTCGACTACCCTACCCCATCAGAATGGACCAATTCAGAGTTGGGTATTCCAAAAGATGATGCATAATGACTCGCTATGATCCAACAAGTCTCGTATTAAAAGTAGctgaaaaaaattaaataaaaacgcTTGGCgtttataattttattatgtATCATTTTATACACGCCCTTGTAAAATGGACAAAGTGCAGTGGTGAATTCTTAAATCATCTGTGACTACATCAAGGATTCACCTTCCTGACCAGCATAAAGAGACATGAATATTGGGATGTTTATATGCACAACTGTCTCGACTTTAAGTCTGTGCACAATGGTTCAATGCATATAACTGAAGAAGGCGGTTTTCCGCTTACTTTGATTGGACATATCGGGCTGCTATTTTCGTGGCACAATGAACTCCTCTGAAATGACTCGACCGATTTTCGTGATAAAATTTCAAGTTCAATAACAAACATTGTATTCCaagaatttaatatatttgagcaATGCCAATAAGACACAGAGGGGCCAATTTGAGTCGTCAAAGATCAAATCTGAAACCATGCGAGATATAAGAGTACGAATTTCAGGTGAACAAATCCAAGAAAACAATGCAGATGAGCGTGTGAGCATGGCGCAGTTACGCGAATCACAGTCGAGATGAACGAAATCCACAACTAGAACGGAGAgtaacacacaaaaatatatagtcGACAGACATAGAGGAATTGACCAACAACGCCAACAATTTCATCGAGCATTTATATCAAATGTATTTCTTCGACTAGCAAAACAACGTTTGCCGGGTCACCAGTAATATGTAACAATTAGGCAAGGCAAGAATTATAGACACCGACCAAAAATGATTGATTTacaaaatatcaatattttgATGTATCAGCCTCATTCTTGTCTGCACATTTATTCAGGCCCCTGCTGTGGCACCTATAATTCTAGCTCAGTTGAAACATTCAGCCAGGCTCCAgttttcacaaaagttttccgatttacttttgaattcACATAAATTGATGCTCCctttttcaaaacgaaaacattttacTTATTATTCGATTCGATGTTTGTGTCGTTTTGGTAGAAGCGGTGGACGTGAACTTAGATTAAGGTGTTCGATGACGAAGAGGACTGACTAACGAAAGGGTCGACGCAGTGGATAATAAATAGTAAGAGCGTACGTACCAAAAACTTAAGAGAAAAGTTCTTACCGTGTCTTAACAGCTTTTaacggctgctgctccgaTCATACTCCCCCCATTGAAAGTCCAGGATCCAAGATTTAACAGGATCCTCAACTGAAAAGGACCCACAGCTTGTCCAGATGGGGTCTGCAGGATGGCAACTCGCACAGCGCCATCAGCTCCAGCGATAACCTTGGTCACCCGCGCTAAGGGCAACTTCAACGATGGCAAGTTTTCATCCTTGATTCCAGCGAAACGATCCCAAGTCGCGATAGAAATGCTGTTTGGCCGTCTTTACTGCTGCCTTCAACAAGCCGACGAAATGCGGCGAGCGAGGCGTTGTGAATGCAATGTGCTGCACTATGCTTCTCGCTCATAAATAGCAATCAAAGGTCCTCTAATTCGTTCCTTGCTCCCACGAAATGATGCGCTCAAGAAAGCAGCAATGATTAGGTCCTGCAGTACTCGGTCGTACGGTAAGGCAGCCATGTTTTGCTCCACAAGACGAGGTCTGGACCGGGAGTACATGAGGAATTTCGCTTCAAGTCCCGACTGCGGACCAGCATGGTGATAAGTCCGATGAAATGGCGTGATGATGACGAAATGGGCAAAATAGTTGGTTGGCGTACATCAAAACGTTGAGTACCGCAGGTGACCACCAACAGGAATTAAACCAAAGTCATCTATAAAGGACGATAGCGATATGATAcaggtcaaggtccgatatcacaggagtgtggataccaaatttggttgctctagcttttatagtcgaTCTCAGAGACTCATCTcagaactcatattttgcaatagaTTTTTATCCGCAGGTTCGGCGGTTCGTTACCTGCGCGACTAaattaaacacacaaaatgcaatataattttttttttattctttcaaATACATCACTGTTATTCAAAAGCCGCGTTCGACGGAAATGAAACTTTACAATTTAACGTTTCCTGTGCATATGCTCACGGTTCTTGCGCTTCCAGGCAGCACGTCTAGATCCGCCAATTGTCTGGGAATATCTATAGCCCTTGCCAATACCACGGGAGCTCTTACCGGCAGAGGTAAGACCACGAAGCTCGCGATGCTTGTGCACATGCTTGCATATCCAGTTGATTTTAGGATCACGGCGAATCGCACTATGATGAGTGTCAATCAAAATGACCTCAAAGTACTTGTATGAAGCGTCTTGTGCAATCCAATAGGAATTTAAGACACGCAATCCACCAAGTCTACGGCCGACACGTTcctaggaaaaaaaaaacaatagtTCAACTATTAGTTTTAATGAAACATATAGGTATATAGTTATTTATATTGGAAAATAATTTCAGACATCTAAGGAAGTTAtgtcaacatttttttttttgaccaAAAATTTTTGTCATCATGAGaagaaaaattatattttgtacaactctttttttttattctttttacataCCTCggcaattgactgcaatccgCGATAGGGTTTAAGTTGGTTAACGCCATGGCTTTTTGGCTTGCCGTAGGTGCAACCTTTTGGCACTGGACGCTTGCGACCTCCACGGCGGACACGAATCCTGTAAATAACGAATCCTTGTTTGGCCCGGTATCCCAAACGACGTGCCTTGTCTGGGCGCGTGGGTCTAGGCGAACGATGAAGTTTCGTCAACTGGCGGTACTGCCAGACGCGTATACGCAGCAAGTAACGCATAACATCACTTTGCTTCTTCCTATACAGTTCTTGCATATAACGATAGGCCCCCATTTCCAATGCTTGATAGACCTAGTAACAAATTTATatgttatttatatatttaataacagTCACATCATCGGTCCATCAATTCATTTGACTGTAAAGTCATTTTAAATCCAAAGATGTGCATTTTGTTATCtataatttaaatatcaaTAAGGGTTTAATATATGTTCAAATTTATTCAGAAGGTAGACTAgcttcaaatatttaaaaatatatttaggTCGTCCAGCCAAAGTAAAAtatgcaagaaatatttgACGCATAACGAGGTCTAcgatatatatagaaaaatgaACTCCGGTATTGCTGATCGAcacaataaattaaaaaataacacACTAAACGAAAGATTGCAAAGGTATCAATAGATTCTTTACATCCAATATTATACACACCCTGCTTACAAGACGACCAAATTCTaaaagaaggaaggaagtgAAGTTGGCTTCTGACGAGCGAAAATACAATCAGAGTTGCACCGACTCACAGCGTTTACgacataataaataaactttgATTGTGGAACGAAGTAAATGAAACAACATAGTAAGGGAGCTCGGGTTCTCACTGAAGCCTAGTACTCAGATTCGAATATGTGTACGCTCTAATATTCGTTTTTtgataataaaaaataatttgctTTGTTgagaaaaataaatgtttttttctgttttttgtttcttatttttgttttctgttcaGAACAAGATACatttatttgcaaatatttttggttgtttttaaATACGAttctttaaataatattttctttaaCAGACGTCAAATTAATTACATTCCTTGTCGTTATTGGGTTCATGCCATGAAAGTAATAAATTTGTTGTTACTTGAATTTTGTTGTATGAaacagaaaatgaaattgcTAATTATCACAAAATAATttgttgcagcaacattttATGTT contains:
- the LOC4811647 gene encoding NADH dehydrogenase [ubiquinone] 1 beta subcomplex subunit 2, mitochondrial-like, with protein sequence MNIVRNFMSYRLAVGYYARNALGNQILKRGSHVVSYRSAPPEHSKATKIGAVVVGGAMWWWVIWHLWHEPDHITGEFDYPTPSEWTNSELGIPKDDA
- the RpL15 gene encoding 60S ribosomal protein L15, coding for MGAYRYMQELYRKKQSDVMRYLLRIRVWQYRQLTKLHRSPRPTRPDKARRLGYRAKQGFVIYRIRVRRGGRKRPVPKGCTYGKPKSHGVNQLKPYRGLQSIAEERVGRRLGGLRVLNSYWIAQDASYKYFEVILIDTHHSAIRRDPKINWICKHVHKHRELRGLTSAGKSSRGIGKGYRYSQTIGGSRRAAWKRKNREHMHRKR